A window of the Egibacter rhizosphaerae genome harbors these coding sequences:
- a CDS encoding FAD-dependent thymidylate synthase: MPTEPTTDRPPDADAFTPDERALLARYCTNTDRPVFALRGLPEVVKGALFARYSRSPKSLRRLLLDEFADDLPALEPGVEATPEGGGRAERLYERVFVAYGDDSVAQLGGAHAALEQISNLLTKVVEWGRLAAYLEQSTRYIPYDDRPGGRYRYYRDPDVLAGPHGDAYVSGLDAVFDAYAALLPRLRAWAERAYPQDAETSDRAYGATITAKVCDTLRGLLPAATTSNVGMFATGQAYEGLLLRLRAHELAEAREVGDALLGELREVIPSFLTRVDRPERGGAWAQYLADTRDATRGVAEELLGTAEPEPADEVTLVDWDPDAEVRMVTGMLYPHTALPETQLRQRVEAMSREERARVMRAYVGERGNRRHKPGRALERVAYRFDVCGDYGAFRDLQRHRMATIEWQPLTPRHGYETPPEIDAADADDPGISAAWHGALERQAALWERLAGDRPAQAQYVVGFAYRVRYSIQLNARSLMHMVELRTQPQGHRSYRRVCQRMHELVAERAGHHVVADMMGYVDHSSSELERLEAERAQDRRTTSG, translated from the coding sequence GTGCCCACAGAGCCCACGACGGACCGCCCGCCGGACGCCGATGCGTTCACGCCGGACGAGCGCGCCCTGCTGGCCCGCTACTGCACGAACACCGACCGGCCGGTGTTCGCGTTGCGGGGGCTGCCCGAGGTGGTGAAGGGGGCGCTGTTCGCCCGCTACTCGCGGAGCCCGAAGAGCCTGCGGCGGCTGCTGCTCGACGAGTTCGCCGACGACCTGCCCGCGCTCGAGCCCGGCGTGGAGGCCACCCCGGAGGGTGGAGGCCGTGCAGAGCGGCTCTACGAGCGGGTCTTCGTGGCGTACGGGGACGACAGCGTCGCGCAGCTCGGTGGGGCACACGCCGCTCTGGAGCAGATCTCGAACCTGCTGACCAAGGTGGTCGAGTGGGGAAGGCTGGCCGCCTACCTCGAGCAGTCCACCCGCTACATCCCGTACGACGATCGGCCCGGCGGCCGCTATCGCTACTATCGCGACCCCGACGTGCTCGCGGGCCCACACGGGGACGCGTACGTGTCCGGGCTCGACGCCGTCTTCGACGCCTACGCCGCGCTGCTGCCCCGTCTGCGGGCATGGGCGGAGCGCGCCTACCCCCAGGACGCGGAGACCAGCGACCGCGCCTACGGGGCGACGATCACCGCCAAGGTCTGCGACACGCTGCGGGGGCTGTTGCCCGCCGCGACCACCTCGAACGTCGGGATGTTCGCGACCGGACAGGCCTACGAGGGACTGCTCCTGCGGCTGCGCGCCCACGAGCTCGCGGAGGCTCGTGAGGTGGGCGACGCCCTGCTCGGTGAGCTGCGCGAGGTCATCCCGTCGTTCCTGACTCGGGTCGACCGGCCCGAGCGGGGTGGCGCGTGGGCGCAGTACCTCGCTGACACGCGCGATGCGACGCGCGGCGTTGCCGAGGAACTGCTCGGCACCGCCGAGCCGGAGCCGGCCGACGAGGTGACCCTCGTCGACTGGGACCCCGACGCCGAGGTCCGTATGGTGACAGGGATGCTCTATCCGCACACCGCGCTCCCGGAGACGCAACTCCGCCAGCGGGTGGAGGCGATGAGCCGCGAGGAGCGCGCCCGCGTCATGCGAGCCTATGTCGGCGAGCGGGGGAACCGTCGACACAAGCCCGGTCGCGCCCTCGAACGCGTGGCCTACCGCTTCGACGTCTGTGGCGACTACGGGGCGTTCCGCGACCTGCAGCGCCACCGCATGGCGACCATCGAGTGGCAACCGCTCACCCCCCGCCACGGCTACGAGACACCACCCGAGATCGACGCCGCCGATGCCGACGATCCCGGCATCTCGGCCGCGTGGCACGGGGCACTCGAGCGTCAGGCCGCGTTGTGGGAGCGCCTCGCCGGCGACCGGCCCGCCCAGGCACAGTACGTGGTGGGATTCGCCTACCGCGTCCGCTACAGCATCCAGCTGAACGCGCGCTCGCTCATGCACATGGTCGAGCTGCGGACGCAGCCGCAGGGGCATCGCTCGTACCGACGGGTCTGCCAGCGCATGCACGAGCTCGTGGCCGAGCGCGCCGGACATCACGTGGTGGCCGACATGATGGGCTACGTCGATCACTCGTCGAGCGAGCTCGAGCGTCTCGAAGCCGAGCGTGCTCAGGATCGCCGCACGACCTCGGGGTGA
- a CDS encoding DUF4190 domain-containing protein, with translation MVGPAANRRPPAGREHPVTGILSLIFGIAGIVFVLPVVGPLLALGFGYAARRDVEREPDRYVDDLGRIGRILGWVALALTAFAGLLLALAIWLVLDIGTFTPDGTVALRLPAVI, from the coding sequence GTGGTCGGCCCTGCAGCGAACCGACGTCCGCCCGCCGGACGGGAACACCCCGTCACCGGGATCCTGTCCCTGATCTTCGGGATCGCGGGGATCGTCTTCGTCCTCCCGGTGGTCGGACCCCTGCTCGCCCTCGGGTTCGGGTACGCCGCGCGTCGTGACGTCGAGCGCGAGCCCGACCGCTACGTCGACGATCTCGGCCGGATCGGACGCATCCTGGGCTGGGTCGCGCTCGCGCTCACCGCGTTCGCCGGCCTCCTGCTCGCCCTGGCGATCTGGCTGGTGCTCGACATCGGGACCTTCACGCCGGACGGGACGGTCGCGCTGCGGCTGCCGGCCGTGATCTGA
- a CDS encoding sigma-70 family RNA polymerase sigma factor, giving the protein MSEDDERCANERVESHLYLVQHVVNQLASRYPRHIDRSELWSAGASGLVDASRRYDPETGVPFARYATIRIRGAIIDSTRTRDWATRSLRRDMRTLSEERASFEQAHGRAPTTEELAQRVGMTVDEIAGRESAAATANLLHLDQPLANDEGDEATFGERIPERDDQLLPDASLEHQELLGTVRTAIRFLPEIQREVVERYFFGGELLRDIADSLGVTEARVSQIRSEALNAVRAYFAEHFDAVPNVPAGAPGSRQRAHYVERVADGSDWRSRLTEGSPRDDAAQAEQDRTAADAIARG; this is encoded by the coding sequence TTGAGCGAGGACGACGAGCGCTGCGCGAACGAGCGCGTCGAGTCCCACCTCTACCTGGTCCAGCACGTGGTCAACCAACTGGCTTCGCGGTACCCGCGGCACATTGACCGCTCCGAGCTGTGGAGCGCCGGCGCCTCGGGCCTCGTCGACGCGTCCCGCCGCTACGACCCGGAAACCGGGGTCCCGTTCGCCCGCTACGCGACGATCCGCATCCGGGGTGCCATCATCGACTCGACGCGGACCCGCGACTGGGCGACCCGCAGCCTTCGTCGGGACATGCGCACCCTCAGCGAGGAGCGCGCGTCCTTCGAGCAGGCTCACGGCCGCGCGCCGACCACGGAGGAGCTCGCTCAGCGGGTGGGGATGACCGTCGATGAGATCGCCGGACGGGAGAGCGCCGCAGCGACCGCCAACCTCCTGCACCTCGACCAACCGCTGGCGAACGACGAGGGCGACGAGGCGACCTTCGGCGAACGCATCCCCGAGCGGGACGATCAGCTGCTGCCCGACGCGTCCCTGGAGCACCAGGAGCTGCTCGGCACGGTCCGCACCGCCATCCGCTTCCTCCCCGAGATCCAGCGCGAGGTGGTCGAGCGCTACTTCTTCGGTGGCGAGTTGCTCCGCGACATCGCCGACTCGCTCGGCGTGACCGAGGCGCGGGTCAGTCAGATCCGCTCGGAGGCGCTGAACGCGGTGCGCGCCTACTTCGCCGAGCACTTCGATGCGGTGCCGAACGTGCCCGCGGGCGCACCCGGAAGTCGCCAGCGCGCGCACTACGTGGAGCGGGTCGCCGACGGCTCGGATTGGCGCTCGCGCCTGACCGAGGGCTCGCCACGCGACGACGCTGCGCAAGCCGAACAGGATCGCACTGCCGCGGACGCGATCGCCCGCGGTTAG
- a CDS encoding polyribonucleotide nucleotidyltransferase yields the protein MGKLGTTDVGKRIGETDIRFEAGKLAGLAGGAVVAHADDTTLLVTTTSSAKPKEHLDFFPLTVDYEEKMYAAGRIPGSFFKREGRPSETAILTCRLVDRPMRPTFDNGLRNEIQIVITTLTADQVNPPDALAINGASVATMLAGIPFDGPVAGLRMAMDRTGQWHPFPTFQYLQNEAVFDLVVAGRLNEDSGEIDILMVEAEATEQAVDHIETGAVKPTEEVLADALEESKRYLRELCDLQLEFLEQHGRAETADYPLYPAYDPRVYEVVERTVGDQLKGIVDDGDRPKAERNQRSGELREQAIDAVFEQAGDVEVSDEQLEAYAKNAFGSLEKTLIRKRIVHDGVRIDGRGPTDIRPLSAEVGVLPKMHGTGLFQRGDTQVLNILTLGMSKEAQRLDTLDPETEKRYIHHYNFPPFSTGEAGFMRGPKRREIGHGALAERAVLPVVPGSEEFPYALRLVSEVLSSNGSTSMASVCASTLSLMDAGVPIHAPVSGIAMGLVNEDDKFVTLTDILGAEDATGDMDFKVAGTEEFVTALQLDTKLSGVSADILTDALNQARGARLKILEVMHEAIPEVRKELNPQAPRIITEYIPSDKVGEVIGPKGKIVNEIQDETGASISIDDVDGRGIVQIFSPDGEKAQMALDRIRQIANPVVPQEGERYYGTVVKTMDFGAFVSLTPGNDGLLHISKLGGSKRLAHADEAVSVGDRLWVEVQEVVDGKKFKLAPVEEVAAEGSGGGDAAPSGGGDAESSGDGGPEQKDREPAPAGGGGGRERQRGGGDDEAPRRERTRSRGGEEGDDNSEGGRRRRRRRS from the coding sequence ATGGGCAAACTCGGAACCACTGACGTCGGCAAGCGAATCGGCGAGACGGACATCCGTTTCGAAGCCGGCAAGCTCGCCGGCTTGGCCGGCGGCGCGGTCGTCGCGCACGCCGACGACACGACCCTGCTCGTCACGACGACCTCGTCGGCGAAGCCGAAGGAGCACCTCGACTTCTTCCCGCTGACGGTCGACTACGAGGAGAAGATGTACGCGGCCGGGCGCATCCCCGGCAGCTTCTTCAAGCGTGAGGGGCGGCCGAGCGAGACCGCGATCCTCACCTGCCGGCTCGTCGACCGGCCCATGCGGCCCACGTTCGACAACGGCCTGCGCAACGAGATCCAGATCGTCATCACCACGCTCACCGCCGATCAGGTCAACCCACCCGACGCGCTCGCCATCAACGGGGCCTCGGTCGCGACGATGTTGGCCGGCATCCCGTTCGACGGGCCCGTCGCGGGACTGCGGATGGCCATGGACCGCACCGGTCAGTGGCACCCGTTCCCCACGTTCCAGTACTTGCAGAACGAGGCGGTCTTCGATCTCGTGGTCGCGGGGCGCCTCAACGAGGACTCGGGGGAGATCGACATCCTCATGGTCGAGGCCGAGGCCACCGAGCAGGCCGTCGACCACATCGAGACGGGCGCGGTGAAGCCCACCGAGGAGGTCCTCGCCGATGCGCTGGAGGAATCCAAGCGCTACCTGCGCGAGCTCTGCGACCTGCAGCTGGAGTTCCTCGAGCAGCATGGTCGGGCCGAGACGGCCGACTATCCGCTGTACCCCGCCTACGATCCGCGCGTCTACGAGGTCGTCGAGCGCACGGTCGGCGATCAGCTGAAGGGAATCGTCGACGACGGCGACCGCCCGAAGGCCGAGCGCAACCAGCGCTCGGGCGAGCTGCGCGAGCAGGCGATCGACGCGGTGTTCGAGCAGGCCGGTGACGTCGAGGTCAGCGACGAGCAGCTTGAGGCGTACGCCAAGAACGCGTTCGGCTCGCTCGAGAAGACCCTGATCCGCAAGCGCATCGTGCACGACGGTGTGCGGATCGACGGGCGCGGCCCGACCGACATCCGTCCGCTGTCCGCCGAGGTCGGCGTCCTGCCGAAGATGCACGGGACGGGCCTGTTCCAGCGTGGTGACACGCAGGTGCTGAACATCCTGACGCTCGGGATGTCCAAGGAGGCGCAGCGCCTCGACACGCTGGATCCCGAGACCGAGAAGCGCTACATCCACCACTACAACTTCCCCCCGTTCTCGACCGGTGAGGCCGGCTTCATGCGCGGGCCCAAGCGCCGCGAGATCGGCCACGGTGCCCTCGCGGAGCGAGCGGTACTGCCGGTGGTGCCCGGCTCCGAGGAGTTCCCCTACGCGTTGCGGCTCGTGAGCGAGGTCCTGTCGTCGAACGGGTCCACGTCCATGGCCTCGGTCTGCGCCTCCACGCTCTCGTTGATGGACGCCGGGGTGCCGATCCACGCGCCGGTCAGCGGCATCGCGATGGGGCTAGTGAACGAGGACGACAAGTTCGTCACCCTGACCGACATCCTCGGCGCCGAGGACGCGACCGGCGACATGGACTTCAAGGTCGCCGGGACCGAGGAGTTCGTCACGGCCCTGCAGCTCGACACGAAGCTGTCGGGCGTCTCCGCGGACATCCTGACCGACGCGCTCAACCAGGCTCGCGGCGCCCGGCTCAAGATCCTCGAGGTGATGCACGAGGCGATCCCCGAGGTGCGCAAGGAGCTCAACCCGCAGGCTCCCCGGATCATCACCGAGTACATCCCCTCGGACAAGGTCGGCGAGGTCATCGGGCCCAAGGGCAAGATCGTCAACGAGATCCAGGACGAGACCGGCGCGTCGATCTCGATCGACGACGTCGACGGCCGTGGCATCGTCCAGATCTTCTCGCCGGACGGCGAGAAGGCGCAGATGGCGCTCGACCGCATCCGTCAGATCGCGAACCCGGTCGTCCCTCAGGAAGGGGAGCGCTACTACGGCACCGTCGTGAAGACGATGGACTTCGGCGCCTTCGTGTCGCTGACACCGGGCAACGACGGGCTGCTGCACATCTCGAAGCTCGGCGGCAGCAAGCGCCTCGCCCACGCCGACGAGGCCGTCTCGGTCGGCGACAGACTCTGGGTCGAGGTCCAGGAGGTGGTGGACGGCAAGAAGTTCAAGCTCGCCCCAGTCGAGGAGGTCGCTGCGGAGGGGTCGGGTGGTGGCGACGCCGCACCGTCCGGTGGTGGCGACGCCGAATCCTCCGGTGACGGCGGTCCGGAGCAGAAGGACCGGGAGCCCGCCCCAGCCGGTGGCGGCGGTGGGCGCGAACGCCAGCGCGGGGGTGGTGACGACGAGGCCCCCCGCCGTGAGCGCACGCGCAGTCGAGGCGGCGAGGAGGGCGACGACAACAGCGAGGGCGGCCGGCGTCGTCGGCGTCGTCGCTCGTGA
- the dapB gene encoding 4-hydroxy-tetrahydrodipicolinate reductase: protein MIRVAVIGAEGRMGSVTCAAVDDDPDCELVARIDATDGLDAALDAGADVAVEFTTPATVAGNASWLLERGVHVVVGATGLTDDDLTDLERRTGPANCIVAPNFAIGAVLMMRAASEIARHLPDVEVIEAHHPGKLDAPSGTAARTARLVAEARDADGATHVASAPDPTRGGNVDGVPVHAIRLPGVVASQEVLFGATGQTVSVRHDTLDRTAFMPGVLLAVKRVAHHDGLTVGLDALL from the coding sequence GTGATCCGGGTGGCGGTGATCGGCGCCGAGGGACGCATGGGGTCCGTGACGTGCGCGGCGGTCGACGACGACCCCGACTGCGAGCTGGTCGCGCGGATCGATGCCACCGACGGTCTCGATGCCGCGCTCGATGCCGGCGCCGACGTCGCCGTCGAGTTCACGACCCCGGCGACCGTCGCGGGCAACGCGTCGTGGCTGCTGGAGCGCGGCGTCCACGTCGTGGTGGGGGCGACCGGCTTGACCGACGACGACCTCACCGACCTCGAGCGCCGCACGGGCCCCGCGAACTGCATCGTCGCGCCGAATTTCGCCATCGGCGCGGTCCTGATGATGCGTGCCGCGAGCGAGATCGCCCGCCACCTGCCGGACGTGGAGGTCATCGAGGCGCATCACCCGGGCAAGCTCGACGCACCGAGCGGCACGGCCGCGCGCACCGCGCGGCTCGTCGCCGAGGCGCGGGACGCGGACGGTGCGACCCACGTCGCCAGTGCGCCGGACCCCACCCGAGGGGGCAACGTCGACGGTGTGCCGGTCCACGCCATCCGCCTCCCCGGGGTCGTGGCGAGCCAGGAGGTCCTGTTCGGGGCCACCGGCCAGACCGTCTCGGTGCGTCACGACACGCTCGACCGGACAGCGTTCATGCCCGGAGTGCTCCTCGCCGTCAAGCGGGTCGCACACCATGACGGCCTCACGGTCGGATTGGACGCCCTACTGTGA
- the rpsO gene encoding 30S ribosomal protein S15 has translation MAKSSLKNKDEIIQEYATHEGDTGSPEVQVALMTHRISHLTEHLKTHHKDHHTRRGLLQLVGQRRRLLDYLYRTDVERYRSLIRRLGIRR, from the coding sequence GTGGCCAAGAGCAGCCTCAAGAACAAAGACGAGATCATCCAGGAGTACGCCACTCACGAGGGGGACACCGGGTCGCCCGAGGTGCAGGTCGCGCTGATGACCCATCGGATCAGCCACCTCACCGAGCACCTCAAGACCCACCACAAGGATCACCACACCCGGCGGGGACTGCTCCAGCTCGTGGGGCAGCGCCGACGGTTGCTGGACTACCTGTACCGCACAGATGTCGAGCGGTATCGCTCGCTCATCCGGCGCCTCGGCATCCGCCGTTGA
- a CDS encoding bifunctional riboflavin kinase/FAD synthetase, which translates to MTGSAWDELGPTPDLWDVRVVGDPDAVEPRPSAVSIGFFDGVHRGHRTIIERALQAARQQSLRSVVVTFDRHPMEVVRPGSQPPLLQTLPRRAATLASTGVDLVVVLPFDDDLRHRAPDAFVDKVLAGSLRAAHVVVGANFRFGHRAAGDVDVLRALGEERGFVAEPVDLRETEGAVISSTTIRDALAEGGVELAARMLGRPHVIDGIVVRGDQRGRELGFPTANLQVDPRIALPASGVYAGWLHHPDGRQLPAATSVGTNPTFAGEEQRVEAYLLGVDEDLYGLEVALDFRARVRDEIRYEGPSALVAQMREDVAEVARLLGV; encoded by the coding sequence ATGACCGGCTCGGCCTGGGACGAACTGGGACCGACCCCCGACCTGTGGGACGTGCGGGTCGTCGGTGACCCGGACGCGGTCGAGCCTCGTCCGTCGGCGGTGTCGATCGGGTTCTTCGACGGCGTGCACCGGGGTCACCGAACGATCATCGAACGCGCGCTGCAGGCAGCCCGGCAGCAATCGCTGCGCAGCGTCGTCGTGACCTTCGACCGGCATCCCATGGAGGTGGTGCGGCCGGGCAGTCAGCCGCCGTTGCTGCAGACGTTGCCGCGACGGGCGGCGACGCTGGCATCGACGGGCGTCGACCTCGTCGTCGTCCTGCCGTTCGACGACGACCTTCGGCACCGGGCACCGGACGCCTTCGTCGACAAGGTGCTCGCGGGATCGTTGCGTGCGGCCCACGTCGTCGTCGGAGCGAACTTCCGCTTCGGTCACCGCGCTGCCGGCGACGTCGACGTTCTGCGCGCGCTCGGCGAGGAGCGGGGGTTCGTCGCCGAGCCCGTGGACCTGCGCGAGACCGAGGGAGCCGTCATCTCGTCGACCACCATCCGCGATGCGCTGGCCGAGGGCGGCGTCGAGCTGGCGGCCCGCATGCTCGGCCGTCCCCACGTCATCGACGGGATCGTCGTCCGTGGTGACCAGCGGGGCCGGGAGCTCGGATTCCCCACGGCCAACCTCCAGGTTGACCCGCGCATCGCGTTGCCCGCCTCCGGTGTCTACGCCGGCTGGCTGCACCACCCGGATGGCCGGCAGCTCCCTGCGGCCACGAGCGTCGGGACGAACCCGACGTTCGCGGGTGAGGAGCAACGGGTCGAGGCTTACCTGCTCGGTGTGGACGAGGATCTGTACGGCCTCGAGGTCGCCCTCGACTTCCGCGCGCGGGTGCGCGACGAGATCCGCTACGAGGGGCCGTCAGCGCTGGTCGCTCAGATGCGCGAGGACGTCGCAGAAGTCGCCCGATTGCTCGGTGTCTAG
- a CDS encoding RlpA-like double-psi beta-barrel domain-containing protein has product MLLGITLALALAACSSEAEPTAAPERAGPPTPPVDLSASGPASSAAGSPGTGSDAIDREAERAGPAIPDLTGAPVEAALAEVRAAGLTPQVVALEPDDPDDPDDGGPSPSMVADEVVTGQQPGPGDQVGGTVTLWIGDPPAPPPPPQNPEPTAPAADPDSTGGAPDADAPDDSGEADGSPDSDGTPDDSHEPNAGGDDPAAAAPEHTPSAEAATDDDAPGRVNIRTIDPPEPGTELSGPASWYGPGFAGRGDACGSRFDPDELTIATRELRCGTIVEVAGPAGTIEATVTDWGPAEWTGRRFDLSRATFARVASLGAGEAPVTLTVVD; this is encoded by the coding sequence GTGCTCCTCGGGATCACGCTCGCCCTGGCGCTGGCGGCCTGCTCGTCGGAGGCCGAGCCCACCGCAGCGCCCGAGCGTGCCGGCCCGCCGACCCCTCCCGTCGACCTCAGTGCCTCGGGCCCCGCCTCGAGCGCTGCCGGCAGCCCCGGGACCGGTAGCGACGCGATCGACCGCGAGGCCGAGCGCGCGGGTCCGGCGATCCCGGACCTCACGGGCGCTCCCGTCGAAGCCGCCCTGGCCGAGGTGCGGGCCGCCGGGCTCACGCCGCAGGTCGTCGCCCTCGAGCCCGACGATCCCGACGATCCCGACGATGGCGGGCCGAGCCCGTCGATGGTGGCCGACGAGGTCGTGACGGGACAGCAGCCGGGCCCGGGCGATCAGGTCGGTGGAACGGTCACCCTGTGGATCGGGGACCCGCCGGCGCCCCCACCTCCACCGCAGAACCCCGAACCGACGGCTCCGGCCGCGGACCCGGACAGCACCGGCGGTGCGCCGGACGCCGACGCGCCCGACGATTCCGGCGAGGCGGACGGATCCCCGGACTCTGACGGCACGCCCGACGACTCGCACGAGCCGAACGCGGGCGGGGACGACCCGGCGGCGGCTGCTCCAGAGCACACGCCGAGCGCCGAGGCGGCCACCGACGACGACGCCCCCGGCCGAGTCAACATTCGAACGATCGACCCTCCCGAGCCCGGCACCGAACTCTCCGGGCCGGCGTCCTGGTACGGGCCCGGCTTCGCCGGGCGGGGCGACGCATGCGGGTCCCGCTTCGACCCCGACGAGCTGACAATCGCCACCCGGGAGCTGCGCTGCGGCACGATCGTCGAGGTCGCCGGCCCGGCGGGCACGATCGAGGCGACGGTCACCGACTGGGGTCCCGCCGAGTGGACCGGGCGTCGGTTCGATCTCTCGAGAGCGACCTTCGCGAGGGTTGCGAGCTTGGGTGCCGGTGAGGCTCCCGTGACGCTCACGGTCGTGGACTGA
- a CDS encoding HD-GYP domain-containing protein, with protein sequence MTGDDTSDQQAPNDVPDDAPEDASAARGDDPPDAPENPSAPIGDGDAPRGEPLDPSVPVHLDRIGAVVRTPDGEPAATFVAGLSDAARQRLERTGAHHLVEDLEDAQDVALAVVSTRVPRGELRPLLAALREVTSCPIVALVHTSGESLAVEILRAGGIGVVAEGNEAAIARFLTDRPHDQSMVETYDEQVGGGTRDAQRGRDALTGLPGRSVFEQRVDDLVASGEVPRVAYLRVQHLDEVGRRISTEAHNLVRRRLAVHFQQLCRPLEVDLYAVSPTEFAIIGLDLSPNRCEHLGRTLARVTETYAPTGSRPLAAAMGHAGPETSTELAPIQEVAKRALEVAVTDRHSTVVSAEQLALGVSSTTELEAAQRAVARVEQHDPYPVGHGQRVADLAGEIAWQAGFEGQARTRVMLAALLHDVGKVTLPESCIVGPDGLDLEHLEAYRTHPQRGAAYLRVSAGNEVADAVAAHHERWDGGGFPQGLAGEQIPMAARIIRLADAVEQLRHGVGGKEPLAPRDLLEELDARSGAELDPELARSARPVVDKMLTTGR encoded by the coding sequence GTGACAGGCGACGACACGTCCGACCAGCAGGCACCGAACGACGTGCCCGACGACGCACCCGAGGACGCCTCGGCCGCGCGCGGCGACGACCCGCCGGACGCTCCCGAGAACCCGTCGGCGCCGATCGGCGACGGAGACGCGCCGCGGGGCGAGCCGCTTGATCCCAGCGTGCCGGTCCATCTCGACCGCATCGGGGCGGTCGTGCGAACCCCGGACGGGGAGCCGGCAGCCACCTTCGTGGCCGGCCTCTCCGACGCGGCCCGCCAGCGGCTCGAGCGGACCGGTGCCCACCACCTCGTCGAAGACCTCGAGGACGCGCAGGACGTCGCCCTGGCGGTCGTGTCGACCCGCGTCCCGCGCGGTGAGCTCCGGCCGCTGCTCGCGGCGCTGCGTGAGGTCACCTCCTGCCCGATCGTGGCGCTGGTGCACACGAGCGGGGAGTCGCTGGCGGTCGAGATCCTGCGAGCCGGCGGCATCGGGGTCGTCGCCGAGGGCAACGAGGCCGCCATCGCGCGGTTTCTCACCGACCGGCCCCACGACCAGAGCATGGTCGAGACCTACGACGAGCAGGTCGGCGGCGGGACGCGGGACGCGCAACGCGGCCGCGACGCGCTCACGGGGCTACCGGGTCGGTCGGTGTTCGAGCAACGGGTCGACGATCTCGTCGCCTCGGGGGAGGTCCCCCGTGTGGCCTACCTGCGAGTCCAACACCTCGACGAGGTCGGGCGACGGATCTCCACCGAAGCGCACAACCTGGTGCGCCGGCGCCTCGCGGTGCACTTCCAGCAGCTGTGCCGCCCACTCGAGGTGGACCTCTACGCGGTCTCACCGACGGAGTTCGCGATCATCGGCCTCGACCTGTCCCCCAACCGCTGCGAGCACCTCGGGCGCACGCTCGCGCGGGTGACCGAGACCTACGCGCCGACGGGCAGCCGGCCCCTCGCGGCGGCCATGGGGCACGCGGGACCCGAGACGTCCACCGAGCTCGCACCGATTCAGGAGGTCGCGAAGCGAGCCCTGGAGGTCGCCGTCACCGATCGCCACAGCACCGTGGTCAGCGCGGAGCAGCTCGCGCTCGGCGTGTCGTCGACCACCGAGCTGGAGGCCGCACAGCGCGCGGTCGCGCGGGTCGAACAGCACGACCCCTACCCGGTCGGACACGGGCAGCGGGTCGCCGATCTCGCGGGCGAGATCGCCTGGCAGGCCGGTTTCGAGGGGCAGGCACGAACCCGGGTCATGCTCGCCGCCCTGCTGCACGATGTCGGCAAGGTCACCCTGCCGGAATCCTGCATCGTCGGGCCGGACGGGCTCGACCTCGAGCATCTGGAGGCCTATCGCACCCACCCGCAGCGGGGCGCCGCGTACCTGCGGGTCTCGGCCGGCAACGAGGTGGCCGACGCGGTGGCGGCCCACCACGAGCGGTGGGACGGCGGCGGCTTCCCGCAGGGACTCGCGGGGGAGCAGATCCCGATGGCCGCTCGCATCATCCGCCTGGCCGACGCCGTCGAGCAGCTCCGTCACGGTGTCGGGGGCAAGGAGCCGCTCGCACCCCGTGACCTGCTGGAGGAGCTCGACGCCCGCTCCGGGGCCGAACTCGATCCGGAGCTCGCGCGCAGCGCCCGCCCCGTCGTCGACAAGATGCTCACCACCGGCCGCTGA